A region of Acidisarcina sp. DNA encodes the following proteins:
- a CDS encoding M48 family metalloprotease: MTLRKLWMTSLLLCLTVVAAEAKKAAKFEPATPLTADQSALIQKAVAREKITIKAIQKRTPLVETYIQNMRPDPKLYAVPLSDQYLLSRVDFGRTFTDKSYDSERSENKGFLKGSLKAITGLSKAFKLEYVSTGFMQMMFVDPVSFDQQHYDFAYVRRDFLGSVRTMVFDVHPKPGLGSGRFSGRIWIEDQDGNIVRFNGTYTGNSEDESPRYFHFDSWRMNLQPDVWLPVAVYAEETQRGDTEKAVGFRAQTHFWGYSLKLPTHDSDNASIKIDDVTDKSDQSSDVSPLQAQRAWISQAEENVLDRLVQAGLIAPPSDFDKVLETITNNIVIGNNLALTENIKCRVMLTAPLESLAVGNTILLSKGLIDVLPSEEGVAAVLSFELAHIVLGHHIDTRYAFNDRLLFPDEATFSRINMQHSDTDDTDAAKTALKLLNNSVYKDKLPNAGLFFAQLQARGKELSALNSPRLGDGLLRADGTPWLSDLMKGSPKLDQDKLDQIAALPLGSRLKTDPWDDKVVYMNVKPVPLLNARDKMPLELTPIILKLSRYAPPTVAPAPAAPATGTASAEQAPAAAQ, translated from the coding sequence ATGACCTTGCGGAAGTTATGGATGACAAGTCTGCTGCTCTGCCTGACCGTTGTGGCGGCAGAGGCGAAGAAAGCTGCCAAATTTGAGCCGGCGACGCCACTCACTGCGGATCAGAGCGCGTTGATTCAGAAGGCTGTCGCCCGGGAAAAGATCACCATTAAAGCAATCCAGAAGCGGACCCCGCTGGTAGAGACGTATATCCAGAATATGCGTCCCGACCCGAAGCTGTATGCGGTGCCGCTCTCGGATCAATACCTGTTGAGCCGGGTCGATTTTGGCCGTACGTTCACCGATAAATCCTACGACTCCGAGCGCTCGGAGAATAAGGGCTTCCTGAAGGGCTCCCTGAAGGCAATTACGGGGCTTTCCAAGGCGTTCAAGCTGGAATATGTTTCGACTGGCTTCATGCAGATGATGTTTGTCGATCCGGTCAGCTTCGACCAGCAACACTATGATTTTGCGTACGTCCGCCGCGACTTTCTCGGCAGCGTCCGCACGATGGTCTTCGATGTCCATCCGAAGCCGGGCCTGGGCTCGGGCCGCTTCTCCGGCCGTATCTGGATTGAGGATCAGGATGGCAACATCGTCCGCTTCAATGGTACGTACACGGGAAACAGCGAAGACGAGTCGCCGCGCTACTTCCACTTTGACAGCTGGCGCATGAACCTGCAGCCGGACGTCTGGCTACCGGTGGCGGTTTACGCCGAAGAGACGCAGCGTGGCGATACCGAGAAGGCCGTAGGCTTTCGCGCGCAGACCCACTTCTGGGGCTACTCGCTCAAGCTGCCGACGCACGACTCGGACAATGCCTCCATCAAGATCGACGACGTGACCGATAAGAGCGACCAGTCTTCCGATGTAAGCCCGCTTCAGGCGCAACGCGCTTGGATCTCGCAGGCGGAAGAGAACGTTCTGGACCGTCTCGTCCAGGCCGGCTTGATCGCTCCTCCCAGCGACTTCGATAAGGTTCTGGAGACGATCACGAACAACATCGTGATCGGCAACAACCTCGCGCTGACGGAGAACATCAAGTGCCGCGTCATGCTGACGGCGCCGCTGGAATCGCTGGCCGTCGGTAACACCATTCTTTTGAGCAAGGGCCTGATCGACGTGCTCCCCTCGGAAGAAGGAGTGGCCGCCGTGCTGAGCTTTGAGCTTGCGCACATCGTTCTTGGCCATCACATCGACACCCGCTATGCCTTTAACGATCGTCTCTTGTTCCCGGACGAGGCGACGTTCTCGCGCATCAACATGCAGCACTCCGACACCGACGACACCGACGCTGCCAAGACAGCCCTCAAGCTGCTCAACAACTCGGTGTACAAGGACAAGCTTCCCAACGCCGGCCTGTTCTTCGCACAGCTCCAGGCTCGCGGCAAGGAATTGTCGGCACTCAATTCGCCACGGCTCGGTGATGGCCTTCTGCGCGCCGATGGAACGCCCTGGCTCTCCGACCTGATGAAGGGATCGCCCAAGCTGGACCAGGATAAGCTGGACCAGATTGCAGCTCTTCCCCTCGGCAGCCGTCTGAAGACCGATCCCTGGGACGATAAGGTCGTCTACATGAACGTCAAGCCGGTGCCGCTACTCAACGCACGCGACAAGATGCCTCTGGAGTTGACCCCGATTATCCTGAAGCTCTCCCGCTACGCACCGCCAACCGTTGCTCCGGCGCCAGCGGCTCCAGCCACCGGAACCGCCTCCGCGGAACAGGCTCCTGCGGCAGCACAATAA
- a CDS encoding outer membrane beta-barrel protein — protein sequence MLILLPVLAVAGFAQESRQDVSLSVSGIIPPYISGNAVRQTGTNGLGGLASYRYMLTPRSAVELNYQYTQNANKYVTSFLPNIRIHTRMQEISAAYVFNFNFKHLNPFLEAGVGGYIFSPLKDSSTSTLDAKKSTSVGGLYGGGIAYEISPSFDIRAEYRGIILKAPSFGLEQFRTNRYYNISNPVVGIAYHF from the coding sequence TTGTTGATTCTACTGCCGGTTTTGGCAGTAGCGGGTTTTGCGCAGGAAAGCAGGCAGGATGTCAGCCTGAGCGTGTCGGGGATTATCCCTCCATACATTAGCGGCAATGCGGTGCGGCAGACAGGCACCAACGGGCTCGGCGGATTGGCGAGCTACCGCTACATGCTGACTCCACGGAGTGCAGTGGAGCTGAACTACCAGTACACGCAGAACGCGAACAAGTATGTCACCTCCTTCCTGCCCAACATCCGCATCCATACACGGATGCAGGAGATCTCGGCCGCATACGTCTTCAATTTCAATTTCAAGCACCTGAACCCATTTCTTGAGGCAGGCGTGGGCGGCTATATCTTCAGCCCACTCAAAGACTCCAGCACCTCGACTCTGGATGCGAAGAAAAGCACCAGCGTGGGCGGATTGTATGGCGGCGGCATTGCCTACGAGATCAGCCCGAGCTTCGATATCCGCGCAGAGTATCGCGGCATCATCCTGAAGGCTCCAAGCTTCGGACTGGAACAGTTCCGGACGAATCGGTATTACAACATCTCCAACCCCGTGGTTGGCATCGCCTACCACTTCTAG
- a CDS encoding LysR substrate-binding domain-containing protein, producing the protein MELSQLETFLAVVEERGFSRAAVRLHRSQPAVSQVIRKLEEDVGEVLFERASRDGSLTAAGELLRDYAKKLLSLRREASSALEELRSLERGRLHLAANEYTCLYLLPILDEFRRLCPQVGVTVHRSLASRIPDELMQRTVEMGIVSFRPREEELRSISVYTDELTFVVNPNHPLAREKRVSIRDLGAENFVAHNVSSTLRKQVIETFAQHKTPLNMGVELPSLEAIKRFVAMGNGVALVPGLTVQRELEQGELVRVPVTELQLERQLRILHRRNSSLSHAAVAFLKVVRSVAARRGAPFQYHLERSAEAPST; encoded by the coding sequence ATGGAACTCTCGCAGCTTGAAACCTTTCTCGCCGTCGTCGAGGAGCGCGGATTCTCCCGCGCAGCGGTTCGCCTCCACCGCAGCCAGCCTGCCGTCAGCCAGGTGATTCGCAAACTGGAGGAAGATGTGGGAGAGGTGCTCTTTGAGCGCGCCTCGCGGGACGGTTCGCTGACCGCCGCCGGCGAGTTGTTGCGCGACTACGCGAAAAAGCTCTTGAGCCTGCGCAGGGAGGCATCCAGCGCGCTCGAGGAGCTGCGATCTCTCGAGAGGGGCCGCCTCCACCTGGCCGCGAATGAGTACACTTGCCTCTACCTGCTGCCGATTCTCGATGAGTTCCGCCGCCTGTGTCCCCAGGTCGGAGTGACGGTCCACCGCTCGCTTGCCAGCCGCATTCCCGATGAACTGATGCAGCGGACGGTCGAGATGGGAATCGTCTCCTTCCGCCCCCGCGAGGAGGAGCTCCGTTCCATCTCCGTCTATACCGACGAGCTGACGTTTGTGGTCAATCCGAATCATCCCCTGGCTCGTGAGAAGCGTGTCTCCATCCGCGACCTCGGCGCGGAAAATTTCGTGGCCCACAACGTCTCTTCCACTCTGCGCAAACAGGTGATCGAGACCTTCGCTCAGCACAAGACGCCTCTGAATATGGGGGTGGAGTTACCCAGCCTTGAGGCCATCAAGCGCTTTGTGGCCATGGGGAACGGCGTCGCGCTGGTGCCGGGGCTGACGGTGCAGAGAGAGCTGGAACAGGGGGAGCTGGTTCGTGTTCCGGTGACGGAGCTGCAACTGGAACGGCAGCTTCGTATCCTCCATCGCAGAAACTCCAGCCTCTCGCATGCCGCTGTCGCCTTCCTCAAGGTGGTGCGCTCTGTGGCCGCGCGCCGGGGTGCTCCCTTCCAATATCATCTGGAGCGCTCCGCTGAAGCGCCCTCCACGTAG
- the leuC gene encoding 3-isopropylmalate dehydratase large subunit, which produces MSMQPKTLFEKVWETHLVTEPAGEPSLLYIDLHLLHEVTSPQAFEGLRLAGRTVRRPDRCVATVDHNVPTSPDRLVIKDAIARKQIETLRANCEEFGIELYDIQSPEQGIVHVIGPELGLTKPGMTIVCGDSHTSTHGAFGALAFGIGTSEVEHVLATECLPQSRPNTFRISVEGTLPPAVGAKDIALAIIGRIGTDGATGCVIEYAGSAIRSLSMEGRMTLCNMSIEAGARAGMIAPDETTFRYLEGRRYSPQGAMWEKAVAEWKKLPSDPGAKFDRELVLRAEDLAPFVSWGTSPGMVAPITASVPDPAAATNDADRRAFERALEYMDLKPGAALESVAIDRVFIGSCTNSRIEDLRAAAKVITGYHVHPQVSAMVVPGSQQVKAQAEREGLDAIFREAGFDWREPGCSMCLGMNPDILQPGERCASTSNRNFEGRQGRGGRTHLVSPMMAAAAAIEGHFTDVRQWKFKGGKAGN; this is translated from the coding sequence ATGTCGATGCAACCCAAAACGCTGTTTGAAAAGGTCTGGGAGACTCACCTGGTGACGGAGCCCGCCGGCGAACCGTCTCTGCTGTATATCGATCTGCATCTGCTGCACGAGGTGACTTCTCCGCAGGCATTTGAGGGTCTACGCCTGGCTGGCCGCACGGTCCGGCGTCCGGATCGCTGCGTGGCCACGGTGGATCACAATGTTCCCACATCGCCGGATCGCCTGGTGATCAAAGACGCCATCGCGCGGAAGCAGATCGAAACGCTGCGCGCCAATTGCGAAGAATTCGGCATCGAGCTCTACGACATTCAGTCGCCTGAGCAAGGCATCGTCCACGTAATCGGCCCGGAACTGGGGCTGACCAAGCCCGGCATGACCATCGTTTGCGGAGACAGCCACACCAGCACCCATGGCGCCTTCGGAGCACTCGCCTTTGGCATCGGAACCTCCGAGGTCGAGCACGTGCTCGCGACCGAGTGTCTTCCGCAATCGCGGCCCAATACCTTCCGCATCTCTGTCGAGGGCACGTTGCCTCCCGCGGTTGGCGCGAAGGACATCGCGCTGGCGATTATCGGCCGCATCGGCACCGACGGCGCAACCGGCTGCGTGATTGAGTATGCCGGCTCCGCCATTCGCTCGCTCTCGATGGAAGGCCGCATGACGCTGTGCAACATGAGCATCGAGGCAGGTGCACGCGCCGGCATGATCGCTCCCGATGAAACTACCTTCCGCTACCTGGAAGGCCGCCGCTATTCGCCGCAGGGCGCCATGTGGGAGAAGGCCGTTGCGGAGTGGAAGAAGCTGCCGAGTGACCCCGGCGCGAAGTTTGATCGCGAACTGGTGCTGCGCGCAGAAGATCTGGCACCCTTCGTCAGTTGGGGAACTAGTCCGGGGATGGTTGCGCCTATCACGGCCAGCGTACCCGATCCTGCGGCAGCCACAAACGATGCGGATCGCCGTGCTTTCGAACGCGCGCTGGAGTACATGGACCTGAAGCCGGGCGCGGCGCTGGAATCGGTGGCGATCGATCGCGTCTTCATCGGCTCCTGCACCAACTCGCGCATCGAGGATCTGCGTGCCGCCGCGAAGGTTATCACCGGATACCATGTGCACCCGCAGGTTAGCGCGATGGTGGTTCCCGGCTCGCAGCAGGTAAAGGCGCAGGCCGAGCGCGAGGGGCTGGATGCCATCTTCCGCGAGGCTGGTTTTGACTGGCGTGAGCCTGGATGCTCGATGTGCCTGGGCATGAATCCAGACATTCTGCAGCCCGGCGAACGATGCGCCTCCACCAGCAATCGAAATTTTGAAGGACGGCAGGGCCGCGGAGGCAGAACGCATCTCGTCAGCCCCATGATGGCCGCAGCAGCCGCGATTGAAGGCCACTTTACCGATGTTCGCCAATGGAAATTCAAGGGCGGAAAGGCAGGAAACTAA
- a CDS encoding 2-isopropylmalate synthase encodes MTEKRLFFFDTTLRDGEQSPGCSMTIEEKLTMAHALEALGVDVLEAGFAIASDGDFAAIEAVSRAVRGPRITSLARARQQDIEVAARALEHADRSRIHVFLAASDIHLEYKLKITREQALEQTDKCVRLARSYCDDIEFSPEDATRSDPEFLRAMVATAVAAGATVINLPDTVGYATPAEYGAMFRRLREQIPALENVILSSHCHDDLGLAVANSMAAVEAGARQVECTINGIGERAGNAALEEIAAILHVRRDKYPLEHGLHIDRLYPTSKTLDQCISFSPAPNKAIVGNNAFAHEAGIHQHGVLANPLTYEIMTPDSVGVPHNRMVLGKHSGRHALAHRLSELGYKLSMHDLEAAYHRFIELADRKKAVYDQDLIALVPAHLRHEQERGDGVRSIAEPLEGSVA; translated from the coding sequence ATGACAGAGAAACGGCTCTTCTTTTTCGATACAACGCTGCGCGACGGCGAGCAATCGCCCGGATGCAGCATGACCATCGAGGAAAAACTCACGATGGCCCATGCCCTGGAGGCGTTGGGCGTAGATGTTCTGGAAGCTGGTTTCGCGATTGCCTCCGACGGAGACTTTGCCGCGATCGAGGCGGTCTCCAGGGCAGTTCGCGGGCCGCGCATCACGTCGCTGGCGCGGGCGCGCCAGCAGGATATCGAAGTTGCCGCGCGTGCCCTGGAGCATGCCGATCGATCCCGGATCCACGTCTTTCTGGCCGCCTCCGACATTCATCTGGAGTACAAGCTCAAGATCACTCGCGAACAGGCGCTGGAGCAGACCGACAAGTGTGTGCGGCTGGCCCGGAGCTACTGCGACGATATTGAATTCTCCCCGGAAGACGCCACGCGCAGCGACCCCGAATTTCTTCGCGCCATGGTTGCCACGGCAGTCGCGGCGGGCGCAACGGTCATCAACCTGCCAGACACAGTCGGCTACGCCACTCCCGCCGAATACGGCGCCATGTTCCGCCGCTTGCGGGAGCAGATTCCGGCGCTCGAAAACGTAATCCTGTCCTCGCACTGCCATGACGATCTCGGACTGGCGGTAGCCAACAGTATGGCGGCTGTGGAAGCCGGAGCACGGCAGGTCGAATGTACGATCAACGGCATCGGAGAGCGTGCCGGAAACGCCGCGCTGGAAGAAATTGCGGCTATTCTGCATGTTCGCCGGGACAAATACCCACTGGAACATGGCCTGCACATTGATCGCCTGTATCCAACCAGCAAGACGCTGGACCAGTGCATCAGTTTTTCGCCCGCGCCCAACAAGGCGATTGTCGGCAACAATGCATTTGCTCACGAGGCCGGAATCCACCAGCACGGGGTCCTCGCCAATCCTCTGACGTACGAGATCATGACGCCGGATTCGGTAGGTGTTCCGCATAACCGTATGGTTCTGGGGAAACACTCCGGACGCCATGCGCTGGCGCATCGGCTCTCCGAGCTCGGCTACAAGTTGAGCATGCACGATCTGGAAGCGGCCTATCACCGCTTCATCGAGTTGGCCGATCGCAAAAAGGCGGTATATGACCAGGACCTGATCGCCCTGGTGCCCGCACATCTTCGGCACGAGCAGGAGCGCGGTGATGGCGTTCGCAGCATCGCGGAGCCCCTTGAAGGCTCGGTAGCTTAA
- the leuB gene encoding 3-isopropylmalate dehydrogenase: MKLNVLVVPGDGIGPEVTGQATQVLRAVAELNGYDFRFREMPIGGTAIKQLGTPLPEETLEAALESDAVLLGAVGGNEFNSLPPDRRPEAGLLQLRHALGGFANLRPSFAYPALAGNSPLRPEVVEGADILFVRELLGGLYFGEPRSWDREGQEAWNTMRYTRAEIARVARVAFEVAGKRRKKVTSVDKANVLEVSQLWRATVTEIAQQYPEITLEHQYVDACAMHLMNTPRNFDVVLTENLFGDILSDEAAVITGSLGMLPSGTVGGAVNLYEPVHGSAPDIAGKGIANPLGAILTAAMLLRHSANLEQDAQAIETAVRTVLEQGYRTADLARGDEKTHVSSTSEMGNQVYSVLNEIIDRRQSRHAV; encoded by the coding sequence ATGAAGTTAAACGTTCTAGTTGTCCCCGGAGATGGCATTGGACCGGAGGTTACCGGGCAGGCAACACAGGTTCTGCGGGCTGTTGCGGAACTGAACGGATATGATTTTCGCTTTCGCGAGATGCCCATTGGCGGCACCGCGATCAAGCAACTGGGCACTCCACTGCCCGAGGAAACGCTGGAGGCTGCTCTCGAGAGCGATGCGGTTCTGCTGGGCGCGGTTGGCGGCAACGAGTTCAATTCCCTGCCCCCGGACCGGCGGCCCGAAGCTGGACTGCTTCAGTTGCGGCATGCGTTAGGCGGATTTGCAAATCTGCGGCCCTCGTTTGCCTATCCTGCGCTGGCCGGCAACTCGCCCCTGCGTCCCGAGGTGGTGGAAGGCGCGGATATCCTCTTTGTTCGCGAGCTTCTGGGTGGACTCTACTTCGGCGAGCCGCGCTCCTGGGATCGTGAAGGCCAGGAGGCATGGAACACGATGCGCTACACCCGCGCGGAGATTGCGCGTGTGGCCCGGGTTGCATTTGAGGTCGCGGGCAAGCGCCGCAAGAAGGTCACCTCCGTCGACAAGGCTAACGTGCTTGAGGTGTCCCAGCTATGGCGCGCGACCGTGACGGAGATCGCGCAGCAGTACCCCGAGATCACACTGGAACACCAGTATGTCGATGCCTGCGCGATGCACCTGATGAATACGCCGCGCAACTTCGACGTGGTGCTCACGGAGAATCTCTTCGGCGACATCCTGAGCGATGAAGCGGCAGTGATCACCGGTTCGCTGGGCATGCTCCCTTCCGGTACGGTTGGCGGCGCGGTGAACCTCTATGAACCGGTGCACGGTTCGGCGCCCGACATTGCGGGCAAAGGCATTGCGAACCCGCTCGGGGCAATCCTCACCGCGGCCATGCTGCTGCGGCACTCCGCGAACCTGGAGCAGGATGCACAGGCGATAGAGACAGCCGTTCGTACTGTGCTGGAACAGGGATACCGCACCGCAGATCTGGCGCGCGGCGACGAGAAGACACATGTCTCCTCGACCAGCGAAATGGGCAACCAGGTGTATAGCGTGCTCAACGAAATTATTGACCGCCGCCAGTCGCGGCATGCGGTCTAG
- a CDS encoding outer membrane beta-barrel protein produces MLALKKKLLLLAPFLVIPIALNAQAVPAARGGTGSIFAGGTYSAFKPDFGSNWLMGIGGFFDVNLTDRYGAEGEARLLRFNQRQDVHEDTYMIGPKINFRHNRFDPYGKVLFGVGEINLTNSYAHGGFFAMAFGGGLDYRLTPRLKVRVVDYEYQMWPGFLNKGLSPSGFSFGASYRVFK; encoded by the coding sequence ATGCTAGCGCTCAAAAAGAAGCTGCTTTTACTAGCCCCTTTTCTAGTTATCCCCATCGCCCTCAATGCACAGGCCGTCCCGGCCGCCAGGGGTGGGACAGGTTCCATCTTTGCTGGCGGCACTTATAGCGCCTTTAAACCCGATTTTGGCAGCAATTGGCTCATGGGTATTGGGGGATTTTTTGACGTGAACCTGACCGACAGATATGGCGCCGAGGGAGAAGCCCGCCTGCTGCGCTTCAATCAGCGTCAGGATGTGCATGAAGATACGTACATGATCGGACCGAAAATCAACTTCCGGCACAACCGATTTGATCCTTACGGCAAGGTGCTTTTCGGCGTGGGCGAGATCAACCTCACCAACAGCTACGCACATGGCGGATTCTTCGCAATGGCCTTCGGTGGGGGCCTCGACTATCGGCTGACGCCTCGCCTCAAAGTGCGCGTAGTCGATTATGAATACCAGATGTGGCCTGGCTTCCTGAACAAGGGCCTGTCGCCCTCCGGGTTTAGCTTCGGCGCTTCCTATCGGGTCTTTAAGTAG
- the leuD gene encoding 3-isopropylmalate dehydratase small subunit, translating to MKPFRKLTSQATPLDRVNVDTDQIIPKQFLKRIERTGYGDFLFFDWRKGADGQPDPAFPLNDSRFKGSEILITGKNFGCGSSREHAAWALSDFGFRCVIGPSFADIFFSNAGKNGILLVTLPEDQVATLMERAQSIANYKLTVSLEDQTIHDEHGFAASFSIDPFRRECLLEGLDDIGLTLRHAAALDTFEHRHDGAFWLAPRPQEKAETAR from the coding sequence ATGAAGCCTTTTCGGAAACTTACTTCGCAGGCCACACCGCTGGATCGCGTGAATGTCGATACGGACCAGATCATTCCCAAGCAGTTTTTGAAACGCATTGAGCGCACCGGGTATGGAGATTTTCTCTTCTTCGACTGGCGCAAGGGTGCCGATGGTCAGCCTGACCCAGCCTTCCCGCTGAACGATTCGCGATTCAAGGGATCGGAGATTCTGATCACGGGAAAGAACTTCGGCTGCGGATCGTCTCGCGAGCACGCCGCCTGGGCACTTTCGGACTTCGGCTTCCGCTGCGTTATTGGGCCGTCCTTCGCGGACATCTTCTTTTCGAACGCCGGCAAGAACGGAATCCTGCTGGTGACTCTGCCTGAGGATCAGGTAGCCACACTGATGGAGCGGGCGCAGTCCATCGCGAACTATAAGCTGACCGTTTCGCTCGAAGACCAGACGATCCATGACGAACATGGATTCGCCGCAAGCTTTTCCATTGATCCCTTCCGTCGCGAGTGCCTGCTGGAAGGCCTTGACGATATCGGGCTGACGCTGCGTCACGCGGCTGCCCTGGACACCTTTGAACACAGGCACGACGGCGCATTCTGGCTTGCGCCCCGTCCACAGGAGAAAGCAGAGACCGCACGATGA
- a CDS encoding TonB family protein — translation MPEDVLNRANFGLLPEPEARWGSFGVSTVTNLVIAGLLVLFTMASIHHQAQLKTLQTTELVFPSEPPKISRPPVPKVKYTPPPKPELLPQPKIALPKQLQKIEPPKVQEVKLNSPVLPAVPPAPPKAVAPPPQPKVGLFASAAPTPVANNRSAPSTKVGGFGDPVGVKPNPNAKGPSQLAAVGSFANAPGVGAPGAGAARRGSVQGVNFGSGVAHGVPGGTDRGTVASSGFKNGMIGGTPGGTGTGRGSVATGGLGTTGIGGTGVAPAAIPAKPSFTLPEVLSEPAPQYTAEAKKARIQGEVTLQVRFLATGQVQVLRVVNGLGHGLDEQAMRVAEQIRFKPAMRDGQAVDHTTLIHVTFQLA, via the coding sequence ATGCCGGAAGACGTTCTGAATCGCGCAAATTTCGGACTCCTCCCCGAACCGGAAGCCCGGTGGGGATCGTTTGGTGTAAGCACCGTCACGAACCTCGTCATCGCGGGGCTTCTGGTTCTATTCACCATGGCTTCGATACATCATCAGGCTCAGTTGAAGACACTCCAGACGACCGAGCTGGTCTTCCCGAGCGAGCCACCCAAGATTTCGCGTCCGCCGGTACCGAAGGTGAAGTACACGCCGCCGCCAAAGCCGGAACTGCTGCCGCAGCCCAAGATCGCACTGCCCAAGCAACTGCAGAAGATCGAGCCGCCCAAGGTACAGGAGGTCAAGCTGAACTCGCCGGTCCTGCCGGCTGTTCCGCCAGCTCCGCCGAAGGCAGTAGCTCCTCCTCCGCAGCCGAAGGTTGGCCTGTTCGCAAGCGCAGCGCCGACGCCGGTGGCCAATAACCGGAGCGCACCCAGTACCAAGGTGGGTGGTTTTGGAGATCCGGTGGGAGTCAAGCCGAACCCCAACGCAAAAGGTCCCAGCCAGCTTGCCGCAGTAGGCAGCTTTGCCAACGCGCCTGGAGTGGGTGCTCCGGGTGCCGGCGCCGCCCGCCGGGGATCGGTGCAGGGGGTTAACTTCGGTTCAGGGGTAGCTCATGGCGTTCCCGGAGGCACGGATCGCGGAACAGTAGCATCTTCCGGCTTCAAGAACGGTATGATTGGTGGGACACCCGGGGGAACAGGCACTGGCAGAGGCTCGGTCGCCACGGGTGGTCTGGGTACGACAGGAATTGGTGGCACGGGTGTGGCTCCGGCAGCAATACCTGCAAAGCCAAGCTTCACTCTGCCAGAGGTACTCTCCGAACCGGCCCCGCAATATACGGCGGAGGCAAAGAAAGCCCGGATTCAAGGAGAGGTAACGCTTCAGGTACGTTTTTTGGCTACTGGACAAGTGCAGGTTCTGCGTGTGGTAAATGGTTTGGGACACGGGCTGGATGAACAGGCGATGCGGGTTGCAGAACAGATCCGCTTCAAGCCGGCTATGAGAGATGGCCAGGCTGTCGACCACACGACGCTGATTCACGTCACGTTCCAGCTTGCATAG